The following proteins are co-located in the Microplitis demolitor isolate Queensland-Clemson2020A chromosome 3, iyMicDemo2.1a, whole genome shotgun sequence genome:
- the LOC103579204 gene encoding protein dpy-30 homolog: protein MASGAENTTDERTEAVPIQTVSNSSSETGHKGIGDKETELSGSVQKKSRAEVQLLPTRQYLDQTVVPILLQALSSLAKERPEDPISYLASYLLKNKSQYDNSGSPPASQ from the exons atggcatCTGGTGctg aaaACACAACTGATGAACGTACTGAGGCAGTGCCAATTCAAACTGTTAGTAATTCAAGCTCCGAAACTGGACAT AAAGGAATTGGAGATAAAGAAACTGAATTGAGTGGATCAGTGCAAAAAAAATCACGTGCTGAAGTTCAATTATTACCAACGAGACAATACTTGGATCAAACAGTGGTACCGATTTTGCTACAAGCATTGTCGAGTTTAGCTAAAGAACGACCAGAGGATCCAATAAGTTACCTCGCTTCCTacctattaaaaaataagagccAGTATGACAACAGTGGCTCGCCACCAGCTAGCCAGTGA
- the LOC103579205 gene encoding E3 ubiquitin-protein ligase parkin isoform X1, which translates to MNFLLSIIRNAILNMLELIWFGKRKITNSLSVYIKTNTGSTLTVDLDPKWDIKNVKEILAPQMGMPAEDIKIIFAGKELHNSTIIEECDLGQQSILHAVKAPRRNRKPVNHTGVTPSIQELDDDTGSKPMNETLSDLSFNEIDQNDQDKVESKASDQEHQGKRAHFYVFCSTPCKSVEAGKLRVRCALCGSGAVTVDRDPQSWPDVMQPNRITVHCENDNCITNRPNNYSDNQIPYAHFYFKCANHTSRGETDEAVPLYLIRPNLRKIPCLACTDVRETVLVFPCEAAHVTCLDCFKEYCHIKLSERQFDFDESTGYYTLPCPAGCDDSFIREIHHFRLLTPAQYDQYQRFGAEEYVLRAGGLLCPQPDCGMGIIPPTPSDNLTEEDCRKIQCIGGCGYVFCMKCLRGYHLGECDTPQSIASSSQLRSGYSVDPARAKDAKWDDASTKTIQKSTKPCPKCRTPTERDGGCMHMVCTRAGCGFQWCWMCQTPWTRDCMGNHWFG; encoded by the exons atgaattttttattgtcaataataagaaatgcgatattaaatatgttggAGTTGATATGGTTCGGAAAACGAAAGATAACAAATTCATTGagtgtttatataaaaacaaatactgGAAGCACACTGACTGTTGATTTAGATCCTAAATgggatataaaaaatgtaaaggaAATACTGGCGCCGCAGATGGGAATGCCAGCTgaggatataaaaataatatttgctGGCAAGGAATTACATAATTCGACGATTATTGAG gaATGTGATTTAGGACAGCAGAGTATCCTCCATGCAGTAAAAGCGCCTCGTAGAAATCGTAAGCCTGTTAATCACACTGGTGTGACTCCATCAATTCAAGAGTTAGATGATGATACTGGCAGCAAACCAATGAATGAAACACTTTCAGATCTTTCTTTTAATGAAATTGATCAAAATGATCAGGATAAAGTTGAATCAAAGGCTTCTGATCAag aACATCAAGGAAAACGTGCCCACTTTTACGTATTTTGTTCGACACCTTGTAAGTCAGTAGAAGCAGGAAAATTACGGGTGCGCTGTGCTTTATGTGGCAGTGGAGCCGTCACAGTAGATCGCGACCCTCAGTCATGGCCGGATGTGATGCAACCAAATCGCATAACAGTCCACTGCGAAAACGACAACTGTATAACAAATAGACCGAATAATTATTCCGACAATCAAATTCCGTATGCGCACTTTTATTTCAAGTGCGCAAATCACACCAGCAGAGGCGAAACTGACGAAGCGGTTCCTCTTTACCTCATAAGACCGAATCTCAGAAAAATTCCCTGTCTCGCTTGCACTGACGTAAG AGAAACAGTCCTGGTATTTCCTTGTGAAGCAGCTCATGTCACTTGTCTGGATTGTTTCAAAGAGTATTGTCATATTAAACTATCAGAACGTCAGTTTGACTTTGACGAGAGTACCGGTTACTATACGCTACCGTGTCCTGCAGGATGCGATGATTCATTTATACGCGAAATTCATCATTTTAGATTATTAACACCAgctcaa tATGATCAGTATCAACGTTTTGGAGCTGAAGAATACGTACTGAGAGCTGGTGGTCTCTTATGTCCGCAGCCAGACTGCGGTATGGGAATAATACCCCCGACGCCAAGTGATAATTTAACTGAAGAAGACTGCAGAAAAATTCAGTGTATCGGTGGCTGTGGATATGTATTTTGTATGAAATGTTTACGCGGTTATCATCTTGGAGAATGTGATACCCCGCAATCTATTGCTTCTAGCTCTCAGTTACGGTCTGGTTATTCTGTTGATCCCGCGCGAGCCAAagat gctAAATGGGATGACGCAAGtacaaaaacaattcaaaaatcaacTAAACCATGTCCTAAATGTCGTACGCCAACAGAACGTGATg gcgGATGCATGCACATGGTTTGCACACGTGCCGGATGTGGTTTTCAGTGGTGTTGGATGTGTCAAACACCCTGGACTCGTGATTGTATGGGGAATCATTGGTTcggttaa
- the LOC103579205 gene encoding E3 ubiquitin-protein ligase parkin isoform X2, producing MLELIWFGKRKITNSLSVYIKTNTGSTLTVDLDPKWDIKNVKEILAPQMGMPAEDIKIIFAGKELHNSTIIEECDLGQQSILHAVKAPRRNRKPVNHTGVTPSIQELDDDTGSKPMNETLSDLSFNEIDQNDQDKVESKASDQEHQGKRAHFYVFCSTPCKSVEAGKLRVRCALCGSGAVTVDRDPQSWPDVMQPNRITVHCENDNCITNRPNNYSDNQIPYAHFYFKCANHTSRGETDEAVPLYLIRPNLRKIPCLACTDVRETVLVFPCEAAHVTCLDCFKEYCHIKLSERQFDFDESTGYYTLPCPAGCDDSFIREIHHFRLLTPAQYDQYQRFGAEEYVLRAGGLLCPQPDCGMGIIPPTPSDNLTEEDCRKIQCIGGCGYVFCMKCLRGYHLGECDTPQSIASSSQLRSGYSVDPARAKDAKWDDASTKTIQKSTKPCPKCRTPTERDGGCMHMVCTRAGCGFQWCWMCQTPWTRDCMGNHWFG from the exons atgttggAGTTGATATGGTTCGGAAAACGAAAGATAACAAATTCATTGagtgtttatataaaaacaaatactgGAAGCACACTGACTGTTGATTTAGATCCTAAATgggatataaaaaatgtaaaggaAATACTGGCGCCGCAGATGGGAATGCCAGCTgaggatataaaaataatatttgctGGCAAGGAATTACATAATTCGACGATTATTGAG gaATGTGATTTAGGACAGCAGAGTATCCTCCATGCAGTAAAAGCGCCTCGTAGAAATCGTAAGCCTGTTAATCACACTGGTGTGACTCCATCAATTCAAGAGTTAGATGATGATACTGGCAGCAAACCAATGAATGAAACACTTTCAGATCTTTCTTTTAATGAAATTGATCAAAATGATCAGGATAAAGTTGAATCAAAGGCTTCTGATCAag aACATCAAGGAAAACGTGCCCACTTTTACGTATTTTGTTCGACACCTTGTAAGTCAGTAGAAGCAGGAAAATTACGGGTGCGCTGTGCTTTATGTGGCAGTGGAGCCGTCACAGTAGATCGCGACCCTCAGTCATGGCCGGATGTGATGCAACCAAATCGCATAACAGTCCACTGCGAAAACGACAACTGTATAACAAATAGACCGAATAATTATTCCGACAATCAAATTCCGTATGCGCACTTTTATTTCAAGTGCGCAAATCACACCAGCAGAGGCGAAACTGACGAAGCGGTTCCTCTTTACCTCATAAGACCGAATCTCAGAAAAATTCCCTGTCTCGCTTGCACTGACGTAAG AGAAACAGTCCTGGTATTTCCTTGTGAAGCAGCTCATGTCACTTGTCTGGATTGTTTCAAAGAGTATTGTCATATTAAACTATCAGAACGTCAGTTTGACTTTGACGAGAGTACCGGTTACTATACGCTACCGTGTCCTGCAGGATGCGATGATTCATTTATACGCGAAATTCATCATTTTAGATTATTAACACCAgctcaa tATGATCAGTATCAACGTTTTGGAGCTGAAGAATACGTACTGAGAGCTGGTGGTCTCTTATGTCCGCAGCCAGACTGCGGTATGGGAATAATACCCCCGACGCCAAGTGATAATTTAACTGAAGAAGACTGCAGAAAAATTCAGTGTATCGGTGGCTGTGGATATGTATTTTGTATGAAATGTTTACGCGGTTATCATCTTGGAGAATGTGATACCCCGCAATCTATTGCTTCTAGCTCTCAGTTACGGTCTGGTTATTCTGTTGATCCCGCGCGAGCCAAagat gctAAATGGGATGACGCAAGtacaaaaacaattcaaaaatcaacTAAACCATGTCCTAAATGTCGTACGCCAACAGAACGTGATg gcgGATGCATGCACATGGTTTGCACACGTGCCGGATGTGGTTTTCAGTGGTGTTGGATGTGTCAAACACCCTGGACTCGTGATTGTATGGGGAATCATTGGTTcggttaa